The proteins below come from a single Nitrospirota bacterium genomic window:
- a CDS encoding Uma2 family endonuclease, which yields MLRQKVKLTYNEYFNLPDEKRYELMDGDLYMVPAPDFYHQIVSRNIEFALWSFVKKKMLGEVVDAPVDVVLSEEDVLQPDIIYISNERRGIVTEKNVSGPPDLVIEILSPSTKERDRLVKRSLYALHGVKEYWIVDPAAQSIEVMHLINKVFDLYGIFSLEDTLTSPLIEGFLLPLKEVFV from the coding sequence ATGCTGAGACAAAAGGTCAAGCTTACATATAACGAATACTTCAACTTACCGGATGAAAAACGGTATGAACTTATGGATGGAGATCTGTATATGGTCCCAGCGCCGGATTTCTATCACCAGATCGTATCACGAAACATAGAGTTTGCGCTCTGGAGTTTTGTAAAGAAGAAGATGCTTGGGGAGGTGGTTGATGCCCCTGTTGATGTTGTACTTTCTGAAGAAGATGTGCTGCAGCCCGACATTATTTATATCTCCAATGAAAGGAGAGGGATTGTGACGGAAAAGAATGTGAGCGGCCCCCCTGACCTTGTAATAGAGATACTGTCTCCATCAACAAAGGAAAGGGACAGATTGGTCAAACGCTCCCTTTATGCGTTACATGGTGTGAAAGAATACTGGATTGTTGATCCAGCGGCGCAAAGCATAGAGGTTATGCACCTCATTAATAAAGTGTTTGACTTATACGGAATCTTTTCCCTGGAAGATACCCTGACATCACCACTTATCGAAGGATTTTTGTTACCGCTGAAAGAGGTCTTCGTCTGA
- a CDS encoding U32 family peptidase C-terminal domain-containing protein, whose amino-acid sequence RCYISSFLSDRSANMGECTNSCRWDYTLMEEKRPGEHFPVYENERGTYVMSSKDLCMIEHLNLLEEAGIDSFKIEGRMKGINYLAGVVKTYREAINKLGTDTDEYKVDERWLRELSMFSSRGYTTGMFFGKQDDKDYNFDGEIYRMSHELVGVVIDVDGLVAKVQLRNRLDAGDPVEFLTPGLEEQEFKADEMKTAYGVTISSARNEDIIYMQVPHGVRKNDLIRRDKRFREARIN is encoded by the coding sequence AGGTGTTATATCAGCAGCTTTCTTTCGGACCGGAGCGCTAATATGGGTGAATGCACCAACTCCTGCAGATGGGACTATACCCTTATGGAAGAGAAGAGACCGGGGGAGCATTTTCCCGTGTATGAAAATGAGAGGGGTACATACGTCATGAGCTCAAAGGACCTCTGCATGATCGAACATTTAAATCTGCTTGAAGAGGCGGGGATAGACAGCTTTAAGATAGAGGGAAGGATGAAGGGGATTAATTATCTTGCGGGTGTTGTGAAGACATACAGGGAGGCTATAAATAAACTTGGTACTGACACTGATGAGTACAAAGTTGATGAAAGGTGGCTCAGGGAGCTCTCCATGTTCAGCAGCAGGGGATACACGACAGGTATGTTTTTTGGAAAACAGGATGACAAAGATTATAACTTCGATGGCGAGATATACAGAATGAGCCATGAACTGGTTGGCGTCGTGATAGATGTGGACGGCCTTGTCGCAAAGGTTCAGTTGAGAAACAGGCTTGATGCCGGCGACCCTGTAGAGTTCTTAACACCGGGGCTTGAAGAACAGGAGTTTAAGGCGGATGAAATGAAGACTGCCTACGGAGTGACTATTTCTTCAGCGAGAAATGAAGATATAATTTATATGCAGGTACCGCACGGGGTCCGGAAAAATGATCTGATAAGGCGTGATAAAAGATTCAGAGAAGCAAGAATAAATTGA